From the genome of Podospora pseudoanserina strain CBS 124.78 chromosome 7 map unlocalized CBS124.78p_7.2, whole genome shotgun sequence, one region includes:
- a CDS encoding uncharacterized protein (EggNog:ENOG503PAWI; COG:I), producing the protein MRLGFLGLGTMGTPMALNLSHHFPLTVWNRSPSKYPPLLQPGSTAKPAATPLQLIHQSDLIFLMLFNEQAILSILTPDLIPHLRNKTLVNTSSVSVPFSQHLNTSITTAGGTFIEMPVSGSKIPAQQGRLVGMLAANNPSLADSIRTYIQPMTSAAIYCGPVGSGLKMKYAVNTFLITVTVGLAEAANLASAQGLDLDAFGQVLEAGPMASAYSKLKVDKILREDWSAQATIKDCYNSTQLITAAAEGAGAETLLTQLCGSLYKRAIESGLADEDMISVVKCLPKRGDEECCDKKGGFQG; encoded by the coding sequence ATGCGCCTCGGCTTCCTAGGTCTAGGCACAATGGGCACCCCCATGGCCCTCAACCTATCCCACCACTTCCCCCTCACAGTCTGGAACCgctccccctcaaaatacccccccctcctccaacccggCAGCACTGCCAAACCAGccgcaacccccctccaactaATCCACCAATCCGACCTCATCTTCCTAATGCTCTTCAACGAACaagccatcctctccatcctcacccccgaCCTAatcccccacctccgcaACAAAACCCTagtcaacacctcctccgtctccgtcCCCTTCAGTCAGCACCTCAACACCTCAATCACAACCGCAGGCGGCACCTTCATCGAGATGCCCGTCAGCGGCAGCAAAATCCCAGCCCAGCAAGGCCGTCTAGTCGGCATGCTAGCTgcaaacaacccctccctcgcaGACAGCATCAGAACTTACATCCAGCCCATGACCAGCGCAGCCATCTACTGCGGCCCCGTCGGCTCCGGCCTCAAGATGAAATACGCCGTCAACaccttcctcatcaccgtGACCGTCGGCTTGGCCGAGGCCGCGAACCTGGCTTCGGCACAGGGGCTGGACCTTGACGCCTTTGGGCAGGTGCTCGAGGCTGGGCCGATGGCCTCTGCTTACTCAAAGCTTAAAGTTGACAAGATTCTCAGAGAGGATTGGTCAGCTCAGGCTACCATAAAGGACTGCTACAACAGCACTCAGCTTATCACGGCCGCTGCGGAAGGTGCAGGCGCCGAGACGCTCTTGACCCAGTTGTGTGGCTCATTATACAAGCGGGCGATTGAGTCTGGGCTTGCTGACGAAGACATGATATCTGTGGTCAAGTGTCTTCCAAAAAGAGGCGATGAAGAGTGTTGTGATAAAAAAGGGGGCTTTCAAGGTTGA